A single window of Candidatus Methanomethylicota archaeon DNA harbors:
- a CDS encoding YkgJ family cysteine cluster protein, with protein MHLIPWSYVKNWICIACGNCCKEYRVPLSSYEAIRIANIFGYEYLELSLKCYYLRKKQDGSCIFQINNICGIQDIKPLACKLWPMIIHEKPRYEYKEEAEYEYKGQKFYVYLDSYCRGITYGKPLLFFEKYIIPEFIEISLKSREKQVFSTSFFIMQKFTNKLEQLSRNIYQTPFNIIKNTGNIKL; from the coding sequence TTGCATCTCATCCCTTGGAGTTATGTTAAAAATTGGATATGTATTGCTTGTGGAAATTGTTGTAAAGAATATAGAGTTCCTTTAAGTTCATATGAAGCTATAAGAATTGCTAATATTTTTGGATATGAATATCTTGAATTAAGTTTAAAATGTTATTATTTAAGGAAAAAACAAGATGGAAGTTGTATTTTTCAAATAAATAACATATGTGGAATACAAGATATTAAACCTCTTGCATGTAAATTATGGCCAATGATTATTCATGAAAAACCAAGATATGAATATAAAGAAGAGGCAGAATATGAATATAAAGGACAAAAATTTTATGTTTATTTAGATTCTTATTGTAGAGGAATTACTTATGGAAAACCTTTACTATTTTTTGAAAAATACATTATTCCTGAATTTATAGAAATTAGTTTAAAATCAAGAGAAAAACAAGTATTTTCAACATCTTTTTTCATAATGCAAAAATTCACTAATAAATTAGAACAATTATCAAGAAATATTTATCAAACTCCATTCAACATTATAAAAAATACAGGAAATATTAAATTATAG
- a CDS encoding uroporphyrinogen decarboxylase family protein, with protein MKEIHSKVLGMGVNIILEHPCSDQNANLPYYVKLREEMNWRGKYIWVFGPETPLEKQIECFGKYDVIMGNVDPVAFQFKSFEELLLLCKDNIERGIKNPSGYILGVGCEFPPPSPPINAYALVKAAREYGSF; from the coding sequence ATGAAAGAAATTCATAGTAAAGTATTAGGAATGGGTGTGAATATAATACTAGAACATCCTTGCTCTGATCAAAATGCAAATTTGCCATATTATGTTAAGCTAAGAGAGGAAATGAATTGGAGAGGAAAGTACATATGGGTTTTTGGACCTGAAACACCATTGGAAAAACAAATAGAATGTTTTGGTAAGTATGATGTTATAATGGGTAATGTAGATCCTGTAGCATTTCAATTCAAAAGTTTTGAAGAGTTATTACTTCTTTGTAAAGATAATATTGAAAGAGGTATTAAAAATCCATCAGGATATATTCTTGGAGTTGGTTGTGAATTTCCACCACCATCTCCACCAATAAATGCATATGCACTTGTTAAAGCTGCTAGAGAATATGGATCTTTTTAA
- a CDS encoding uroporphyrinogen decarboxylase family protein produces the protein MKERMTSLERMMAVLMGQKPDRIPVNPFILGFAAKICGVPIGDLYADAKKSFRAQLLCAEMYGYDATPMYGYASFGAWEFGGKIGFPYEPGQSAPYVIKHPVETPEDVDKLEVPDPKKAGSIPIAMELARLCYEHKFPVVFQAGEVLTTAANIAEPARLLNWMARKPDVVHKLLKKVAEFFIEVAKYFTSTFGADKCMAFTGGPIESNKLNKF, from the coding sequence ATGAAGGAGAGAATGACTTCTTTAGAAAGAATGATGGCAGTATTAATGGGTCAGAAGCCTGATAGAATTCCTGTTAATCCATTCATTCTAGGATTTGCTGCAAAAATATGTGGAGTTCCAATTGGTGACTTATATGCTGATGCAAAAAAGAGCTTTAGAGCTCAACTTCTTTGTGCTGAAATGTATGGTTATGATGCTACTCCAATGTATGGTTATGCTTCTTTTGGAGCATGGGAGTTTGGTGGAAAAATAGGCTTTCCATATGAGCCAGGACAATCAGCTCCTTATGTTATTAAACATCCAGTTGAAACTCCTGAAGATGTTGATAAACTTGAGGTTCCAGATCCTAAAAAAGCAGGATCCATTCCAATAGCAATGGAACTAGCAAGACTATGTTATGAGCATAAGTTTCCTGTAGTATTTCAAGCTGGTGAGGTTCTTACTACTGCAGCAAATATTGCAGAGCCAGCAAGATTATTAAACTGGATGGCAAGAAAACCTGATGTTGTTCATAAATTACTTAAAAAAGTTGCTGAGTTTTTTATTGAAGTAGCTAAATATTTCACATCAACTTTTGGTGCTGATAAGTGCATGGCATTTACAGGAGGGCCTATAGAATCTAATAAATTAAATAAGTTCTAA
- a CDS encoding cobalamin-dependent protein (Presence of a B(12) (cobalamin)-binding domain implies dependence on cobalamin itself, in one of its several forms, or in some unusual lineages, dependence on a cobalamin-like analog.): protein MKENADIVGLSALMTTSMIVMPEIIKEIKKRNPKIKTMVGGGPLSPEIAKKYGADGYGKDAAEAVKVAKSLVGV, encoded by the coding sequence ATTAAAGAGAATGCAGATATAGTTGGACTATCAGCATTAATGACTACATCTATGATAGTAATGCCTGAAATAATTAAAGAAATCAAGAAAAGAAATCCTAAAATAAAAACTATGGTAGGAGGAGGTCCACTTAGTCCAGAAATTGCTAAAAAGTATGGTGCTGATGGTTATGGAAAGGATGCTGCAGAAGCAGTAAAAGTTGCAAAATCTTTGGTAGGTGTTTAA
- a CDS encoding B12-binding domain-containing protein, translated as MSKEEILNKLAEATILGDVETAIEYAKKAIEAGIDAYEAIMDGCAKGMQIVSEKYEKGEMYVPEILCSAEAMYAAMEVLKPYLKAETVGERKKVVLGVVRGDIHDIGKNLVKLMLEAAGFQVIDLGKDVPN; from the coding sequence ATGAGTAAAGAAGAAATTTTAAATAAATTAGCAGAAGCGACTATCTTAGGCGATGTTGAAACAGCTATTGAATATGCAAAAAAAGCTATAGAGGCTGGAATTGATGCATATGAAGCTATAATGGATGGATGTGCTAAAGGTATGCAAATTGTAAGTGAAAAATATGAGAAAGGAGAAATGTATGTTCCTGAAATTTTATGTTCTGCAGAAGCAATGTATGCTGCTATGGAAGTTTTAAAACCATATCTTAAGGCTGAAACTGTAGGTGAGCGTAAGAAAGTAGTATTAGGTGTAGTCAGAGGAGATATACATGATATAGGCAAGAATTTAGTGAAATTAATGCTTGAGGCTGCAGGTTTTCAAGTTATTGATCTTGGAAAAGATGTTCCAAATTAA
- a CDS encoding nitroreductase family protein, translating to MNVIEAINTRATVREFLDQPLKEEEKRIILESAIRAPNAGGNEQWFFVAIETKEKIEELYKLIIEAQRVYYTEMLKTPLSKEQIENWEKRVESGLYRAPFYVAVFKDLRENFYNNFEIEDRWAEQTAAAAIENMILAAHSLGIGSCWFGVPLLKEEKFNEFFKLDKRLKLVAILAFGYPKKKPLPKQRKKKLNDVLKII from the coding sequence ATGAATGTTATTGAAGCTATAAATACTAGAGCAACTGTAAGAGAATTTTTAGATCAACCTTTGAAAGAAGAAGAGAAAAGAATTATATTAGAATCAGCCATAAGAGCACCAAATGCAGGAGGAAATGAACAATGGTTTTTTGTAGCTATAGAAACTAAGGAGAAAATTGAAGAATTGTATAAACTCATAATAGAAGCTCAAAGAGTTTATTATACTGAGATGCTTAAAACACCATTATCAAAAGAACAAATTGAAAATTGGGAGAAAAGAGTTGAATCAGGGTTGTATAGAGCACCTTTTTATGTAGCTGTATTCAAGGATTTAAGAGAGAATTTTTATAATAATTTCGAAATAGAAGATAGATGGGCAGAACAGACTGCTGCAGCAGCTATTGAAAATATGATTTTAGCAGCACATTCTCTTGGAATAGGAAGTTGTTGGTTTGGAGTACCTCTTCTTAAAGAAGAAAAATTTAATGAATTCTTTAAGTTAGATAAAAGGCTCAAGCTTGTGGCTATATTAGCTTTTGGATATCCAAAAAAGAAGCCATTACCTAAACAAAGAAAGAAGAAATTGAATGATGTTTTAAAAATAATATAA
- a CDS encoding cytosine permease, giving the protein MGCSEITSDLLPITKKSVGTIEYTLMMVSLTIATSIFFLGWISQILGLSLIQAIVSSIIGSFIVAFLICLNGHAGVRYGIPFPIQLRPSFGKLGAFIPIIMIIIVDIVWYGIDGFIASWAMIEMIFLIFNKSIITNNTFIYVPLVLLIYLIILAIIGIGKIKSIKIIDVISGPLLFIFFIWFIINMISMPEFSGKSIPIFESKTPWFGSNFFWAVAIQTAWWGMITPNISDICRYNKHVKTLIFGSIFGLAIPQIIGTVIGYIATFLAGGNMSPIEVIAKFSPNPYIGILGLLFAFIATTTTNLTGYLPGLINSFGRIFKLNWNKAIIIITIAAFFIAPWYVKNSIEVAYQLLNITWYYSMFLGPIVGIMITDYWILRKRKLNVKELYKEESKKYSNGINWKGIIAFIMGIGIEYILALLQGKLFYVYFIPLPGFELVWYYGLITSSISYYLLSKLFRKK; this is encoded by the coding sequence ATGGGCTGTAGTGAAATAACTTCGGATTTACTTCCTATAACAAAAAAAAGTGTTGGAACAATAGAATATACTCTGATGATGGTATCACTTACAATAGCTACTTCTATATTCTTCTTAGGATGGATTTCACAGATTCTTGGCCTTTCTTTAATACAAGCAATAGTAAGTTCTATTATAGGAAGTTTTATAGTAGCATTTTTAATTTGTTTAAATGGCCATGCTGGAGTTAGATATGGTATACCATTTCCAATACAATTAAGACCTTCCTTTGGTAAATTAGGTGCATTTATACCAATAATTATGATAATAATTGTAGATATTGTTTGGTATGGAATTGATGGCTTTATAGCTTCTTGGGCAATGATAGAGATGATATTCTTAATTTTTAATAAATCAATAATTACTAATAACACATTTATTTATGTTCCCCTTGTTCTTTTAATCTATCTTATAATATTAGCAATAATTGGAATAGGAAAAATAAAATCTATAAAAATAATTGATGTGATATCTGGCCCTTTACTTTTTATATTCTTTATATGGTTTATTATAAACATGATAAGTATGCCAGAATTCTCTGGAAAATCTATTCCAATTTTTGAATCTAAAACACCATGGTTTGGATCAAATTTCTTTTGGGCAGTAGCTATACAAACTGCTTGGTGGGGCATGATAACTCCTAATATATCAGATATTTGTAGATATAATAAGCATGTGAAGACACTCATTTTTGGAAGTATTTTTGGACTTGCAATACCACAAATAATTGGTACTGTTATTGGATATATAGCTACTTTTCTTGCTGGAGGAAATATGAGTCCAATAGAAGTAATAGCCAAGTTTTCACCAAATCCATACATAGGTATATTAGGACTATTATTTGCATTTATAGCAACAACAACAACTAATTTAACAGGATATCTCCCTGGTTTAATAAATTCTTTTGGAAGAATATTTAAATTAAATTGGAATAAGGCTATAATTATTATAACAATTGCAGCATTCTTTATTGCACCATGGTATGTAAAAAATTCTATTGAAGTAGCTTATCAATTATTGAATATAACATGGTATTATAGCATGTTCCTTGGACCTATAGTAGGAATAATGATCACAGATTATTGGATTTTAAGAAAGAGAAAACTAAATGTGAAAGAGCTTTATAAAGAAGAAAGTAAAAAGTATAGTAATGGAATAAATTGGAAAGGAATTATTGCATTTATCATGGGTATAGGAATAGAGTATATTCTTGCTTTATTACAAGGAAAATTATTTTATGTTTATTTCATACCTTTACCAGGATTTGAACTTGTATGGTACTATGGATTAATAACTTCTAGTATTTCATATTATTTATTAAGTAAATTATTTAGAAAAAAATAA
- a CDS encoding SdpI family protein yields MIKYIVLIFISIFFIFGIISYPYLPDKIASHWNAKGEVDGYLPKLSIFLLPLIYSGISSLFLIIPRIDPLGVNIEKFRKYYDWFIIIFSIFFLLIYSHTILWNLGFQISPLIPIFIGIGFLFFYIGVLLEKAKRNWFIGIRTPWTLSSDIVWEKTHKIGGKMFKIIGIIAIFGIIIPEYGIFLILASIIFIIVYTTIYSYFEYIKEKKNN; encoded by the coding sequence ATGATTAAATATATTGTTCTAATATTCATTTCAATCTTCTTTATATTTGGAATTATTTCATATCCATACTTACCAGATAAAATAGCAAGTCATTGGAATGCAAAAGGAGAAGTTGATGGATATTTACCAAAATTGAGTATTTTTCTCTTGCCATTAATATACAGTGGAATTTCCTCATTATTCCTTATTATACCAAGAATAGATCCTTTAGGAGTAAATATTGAAAAATTTAGAAAATATTATGATTGGTTTATTATAATATTTTCAATATTTTTCCTTTTGATATATTCCCATACAATTTTATGGAATTTAGGATTTCAAATAAGTCCTTTAATTCCTATCTTTATAGGAATAGGATTTCTTTTCTTTTACATAGGAGTCTTGTTAGAGAAGGCTAAGAGAAATTGGTTTATTGGAATAAGAACACCATGGACTTTAAGCAGTGACATTGTATGGGAAAAAACACATAAAATTGGAGGTAAAATGTTTAAAATTATAGGAATAATAGCAATTTTTGGAATTATTATACCAGAATATGGTATATTTTTAATTCTTGCATCAATTATTTTTATTATAGTGTATACAACAATATATTCTTACTTTGAATATATTAAAGAAAAGAAAAATAATTAA